The nucleotide sequence TTGGAGCTCCGCCTTCATCATTAGGGAAATTTGGTGGTGATACAGACAACTGGGAATGGCCGAGACACACGGCGGATTTTGCAATTTTCCGTGTTTATGCCGATGCTAACGGAAATCCGGCAGAATACTCTGAGGCTAACACACCCCTGAAACCAAAACATCATTTGCCTGTTTCTTTGAAAGGTTACAAACCAGGGGATTTCACAATGATTTTGGGTTACCCGGGAAGAACCAACCGTTACTTAACGTCTTACGGCATCGAGCAAATGGTGGACAAGGATTATCCGGCCTGGGTAGAAGCGTCTAAAGTGGCAATGGATGTGATGAAGAAGTATATGGATAAGGACAAAGCCACTCAGTTAGATTATGCATCTCAGTACGCAAGTGTTGCCAATTACTGGAAAAACAGACAGGGAACCATTGATGCTGTTAAGAAAAACGGAACAGTTGCAGAAAAACAAAAACTAGAGCAGACTTACAATCAGTGGGCAGCTCAATCTCCAAATGAGCAGACTTATTACGGTGTTTTACCAGAAATCAAAGCTTATTACGAGCAAGTTTCCGGAAGAAATGTAGAGAGAAATTATGGAGGGATTTTACAAAGAAACGCCCATTATATTGCTACAGCGTATCAATTAGGCAGTCTTTTCAAAACGTATGCTGACCAAGACGATGCCGGAAAAGCTGCGATGAAACAAAAAGTTCTGGATGCCGTTGATAAAGCTTATGATGGTTTTCACGACAACGTTGAAGGCGATATGCTAGTAGCCTTGACCTCTCTTTACAAAACAAGAGTTGCGAAAGAATTTGCTTCCCCAACTATTTTGGCTGCTGATGTAAACAATCTTTCTATAATGGCTTACGCATCTGTTTTTGCTAACAAAAAATCAGCTTTGGCTTTTATCAGCAATCCTGACAGATTGAAAATCGATGCAGATAAACTGAGACAATTTGCCAACGGCATTGTTGAAGACCAGAAATTAGGATTGGAAAAATATTCTAAAGTTGATGAGAATTTTGCAAAAAACAGCAGACTTTTCTTAGATGGACTTAGAAAAGCACAACCTGAGAAAAAATTCTATCCGGATGCTAACTCTACAATGAGATTAACTTACGGAACAATCGAGACATTGCCTGAAAGAGCGGACAGAAACTACAAAGGCATCAAGGAAAACTATTACACCGATATTAACGGAATGGTTGCCAAATACAAAAAAGGCGACGAAGAGTTTGACCTGCCTCAGAAAGTTCTGGATCTTGCTAAGAAAAAAGATTACGGTCAATATGCGGATAAGAAAGGTGGATTTATGCCAATTAACTTTTTGTCTAATAATGACATTACAGGCGGTAACTCTGGTTCACCAATCATCGATGGAAACGGTCATTTGATTGGTCTAGCGTTCGACGGAAACAGCGAAGCTTTGAGCGGCGATATCGTGTTCGAACCAAAATTGCAGAGAACCATCAATGTGGATGTTCGTTATGTACTTTGGATTATCGACAAATATGCCGGTGCAACTAGACTTATCAGCGAATTAACTTTGGTAAAATAACCTATCATCGAAAATATAACGAGCCACCAAAATTAGACTGCCCCCAAAAGTTTAGACAAAATTAAACAATATTATTAAAGGAAAGAGTTCGGTACTGTACCGGACACTTTCCTTTAAGATTAAGCCTTATTCTGTCGTGATTGTAGTAATTAATATATTCTTTTATTTCTTTTTTCAATTCCTTAATGGTTTTAAAATTTTTGGTATAAAACATCTCAGATTTCAACGTTCCGAAGAAGTTTTCGATGACCGCATTATCGAGACAGTTTCCTTTTCGGGACATACTTTGGATAATTCCTTTTTTCTTTAATAATTGCTGGTAGACTTTCATCTGATATTGCCAGCCTTGATCGGAATGGAGAATGATGTTTTCCGTATTCTTTACTTTCCTGAAACTCTTTTTCAACATATTCATAACCTGTGCAAAAACAGGTCTCTCGGAGAGCTCATAACTGATGATTTCTCCATTGAAAAGATCGATTATAGGAGATAAATACAGTTTGTTTCCCGAGACATTGAACTCCGTCACATCGGTTGCCCACTTTCTGTTTGGCTGATTTGTTTTGAAATTTCTTTCCAAAATATTCGGTACTGTCCTTCCAATCTCTCCGCGATAGGATCTGTATCTTTTCACTCTTATAATACTCTTAAGGTTTAGAGTTTTCATTAATCTCAAAACCGTTTTATGATTAATGATAATACCATTTTGTCTGATTGCCATAGTGATTCTTCGGTATCCAAACCTACCTTTATGTCTGTGATAAATCTTTTTTATCAATGTTTTTATCTCAGCATATTTAGTCTCTCCTTAAACCACCTATAATTTACTGATTATTAGTATTTTGGGTTTAAAATAGCTTGTTTTTTATTGCAAGAATTTGTATCTTAGAGCTTTAAAACCTTGCAAATATGTTGGGGAAAAATCCAGAAAAGAAGCCAGAATTATTCCGCCCAATGTTGGTGGATTTTATTGACCACGAGCATGAACTTGTTCTACTTTCAGAAAAAATAGATTGGAATTATTTTGAGAAAGAATTTTCGCCCTTGTATTCCAAAGTGGGCAATCCGAGCCATCCGATTCGGTTTATGGTGGGTTGTTTGCTACTGAAACATTTGTATAATTTGGGCGATGAGACGTTGGAAAAAGCCTGGATCATGAATCCTTATATGCAGTATTTTTGTGGCAGGGTTTTCTTTGAACACGAATTTCCTTGTGACCCGAGTAATTTTGTTCATTTCCGAAAAAGAATTGGCGAAAAAGGTATCGAAAAAATCTTTGCCTACAGCGTAAGAATGCACGATGCCAAGACGAACACCTCAAATTTTGTTTTGTCCGATACTACCGTTCAGGAGAATAATACCTCTTTTCCTACCGATGCAAAATTGTGCAAAAAAGTGATTGATTATTGCAACAAAATAGCCGGAAATGAAGGCATAAAACAAAGACAACGCTACACAAAAGTCAGCAAACAAATGGTGCGCAACACCTACAACGGAAAACATCCCAAGCGGGCAAAAGCGGCAAGGAAATCTCAAAGACAGCTCAAAACCATCGCCATGAGGCTGATTCGTGAATTGCAACGGAATTTTAATGCAGAACAGCAAGAATTTTATAAAGATTTAATGACATTGTACACCAAGGTTGTCACACAAAAAAGAAACGATGCCGATAAAATTTACAGCATTCACAAGCCTTTTACCCGATGTATTGCCAAAGGAAAAGCGCATAGCCAGTATGAATTTGGGAATAAGGTAGGTTTGATAACCACCGCCAACAAAGGCAAGAAAATCATTCTCGGGATTAAAGCATTTTTGCAAACTCCTTACGATGGTCACACCATAGAACCACTTTTGGAACAGATGGAAACCGGTGGTCAAAAGCTCCCAAAAGAACTCCTTTACGATAGAGGTGGCAGAGGAAAATCAGAAATAAAGGGCGTGAAAATCTCCATCCCAAGCACTCCAAGAAAAAAAGACACTGCTTATCAAAAGCAAACAAAGCGCAAAAAATTTAGAACCAGAGCGGCAATAGAACCTATCATCGGACATTTAAAAACCGATTTTAGGCTGGTAAAAAATTACTTCCTGGGAGAAACGGGACCACAAATCAATGCATTACTAGCTGCAACCGCTTGGAACCTGAAGAAAATGATGGAACTACTGAAACACAAAATTATTTTCTTATTTTATAAGATACAAATTATGCTGTTTTCTAATCCTGTTTTTAAAAATAAATTAAATAGTGGGTTTTGTTAAGGAACGACTATTTATCTTTCTTCTGAAGCATTTTTTGATGATAATAAAAACTGCTTCTCGCCATAGATGTACAATCCAGCAAAACTGCCAGATCGAATTCCCGCCTTAATTCCTCTATGATTTTGGTTTTTTCCTTGCCAGAATTAAGGCGTCCAACTTTTTTAGGACTGCAATCTCAGCGCGCAATCTCTCGTTTTCCAAAAGCAGTTCTTCCTCGCGGGTCAGTGGTTTGTCGGATTTTCTTTTTTTACGTTTGTAATCGCTCATTATTTTTGGTCTTCCTCTGGATTTATTTTCTAAACCTAAAATACCAAATTTTTCGTAATTCCTTTGCCAATTGATAATACTTGATTCGGCGGCGATATTAAATTTTAAAGCTGATTCTTTTATTGAAAGCCTACCTGAATCTATTTCTCTCAATACTTTTAACTTGAATTTTACACTAAACTTCCGATTGCCGCTGCGCTCGAGACCAGCAACTCCGTAAAGCTCATAAAATTTTACCCATCTGCGAACCATCGTTGCGTCCAATCCCATCTCGTGTGCCACGGATTTGGAAGAACGACAGCCTCGCTTAATTGTTTCTACACAATGTTTCTTGAAGTCTAAACTGTATTTTGATATTCCCATAAAAAAATGCCCCTAAAAAGTGTCTAACTTTTTGGGGGCAGTGCAAATTTGGTGGCTTTTTTGTTGGATGTACTTCTAAAAAACTTTTTCATAATTTTTTTGTAAATTAGAGAAATCATTTTTATGAGTTTAAAAACATTATTTCATTGGTCTTATATTTTCCCGGTTTTATCATTGCTCTATTATTTGCTTGGTGTCACGGATGACAGTCCGCTTATGGCAGCATTAGGAGGTTTATTACTAATTGCGGCTGTTCTCTCGGCAGTTCATCACGCAGAAGTTGTTGCCCATAAAGTAGGCGAACCATTCGGAACCATTATTCTTGCGATTTGTATAACTGTTCTGGAAGTTGGACTCATTGTTTCACTGATGATGGCCGGCGGAAACCAGGCCGCAACATTACCAAGAGATACGGTTTTCGCTGCGATAATGCTAATCCTGAATGGGATACTTGGCGCTTGCCTGCTGGTTGGCGGTGTAAAATTCAAAGAACAGTTTTTTGCACGGTCCTCTGGAAATATGGCTTTAATAGGCTTGGTCGCCATTGTGGTGATGACTTTAATTTTACCTAACTATACTACCAGCGAGATAACGCCTTCTTTCAATAATTCTCAACTCATTTTTTTCTCAGTAGCTGCGCTTGTTATTTACGGCACTTTTTTAATGGTTCAGACGGTCCGTCACAGAAACTATTTTCTTCCCGACGGTGATGAAGATACGCACGCAGAACCGCCTTCCAACCTCACAAGTTTCATTAGTTTATTATTTTTAATTCTCTGTTTGGGCGTTGTCGTATTTTTGGCCAAATCTCTTTCTCCGCAGATTGAAAATGTCGTTCAGAGCTTTGGCGCTCCAGAATCACTTGTCGGTGTTATCATTGCAGCTGTTGTATTACTTCCGGAAGGATTGGCTGCCATAAAAGCTGCCCGAAGAAACCAATTCCAGACGAGTCTTAATCTGGCGCTCGGCTCTGCCTTGGCAAGCATTGGTCTCACGATTCCGTGCGTAGCCGTAGTTTGTATTATTTTTGATTCGCCCTTGGTTTTAGGGCTAGATACGAAATCTATGATCCTGCTCGGATTATCGCTTTACACCGTTATGCTTTCATTGAACAGAGGAAAGACCAATGTTTTATATGGCGTTGTATTATTAGTGAATCTTTTTGCTTACGTTTTTACAGTTATCGTACCTTAAAATTTATATTTTTGATGAATGAACAGCTACGAAACCGACAGACTGATTTTAAAACCTGCCGAAGTGCAAGACGCAGATTTTTTCCTCGAATTGTACAATATGCCATCATTCATCCAATACATTGGTGACCGGAATCTCCGCACGAAAGAAGATGCAGAAAATTACATCACGAATCGATTTATTCCGCAAATCGAAAAATTGGGATTCGGAAATTATGTTGTGATTCTGAAAGAGGACAATACAAAAATTGGTGCAGTCGGGATTTTTGAAAGAGAAGGTCTCGATGTCCTCGATATCGGTTTTTCTTTTCTCGAAAAATATGAAGGAAAAGGCTACGCCTATGAGTCTGCCAATAAACTGAAAGAAGTTGTCGCTACAGATTTCGGGGTTCATAAAATCTCAGCGATTACAACGAAAGATAATTTCTCTTCACAAAAATTAATCGAAAGATTAGGATTGAAGTTTCAAAAAATGGTAACCATTCCTGAGGATGTAGTTGAACTGATGTATTATGAAAACTAGATTTGAATTACCTTATCGCATCGCAATCATTGAACCGAAGAAATTGATTGGCTTCAGCATTACAACTTCTTTTCAGGACGATAAAACACAGATTGTCTGGAGGAAATTTATGATGAGAAGAAATGAAATTGTTAACCAAACTTCCAACCAATTATTCTCACTTCAAATCTATCCTGAGAATTTTACAGCAAATCAAACTTTCAGAAAATATGCATTGGCGGAAGTTTCTGATTTCAATAATATCCCTAATGATTTTGAAACCTTCGAATTAGAAAGTGGAAAATATCTGGTTTTCAATTATCAAGGAAAAGCGGAACACGGACCAGAAATTTTCCGATATATATTCCAAAATATCATTCCAGAAAATCAATTTGAAGTTGATAATCGTCCACATTTTGAGATTTTTGGAGAGGATTATAATACGAATGATGATTCTGCGGAAGAAGAGATTTGGATTCCGATTAGATAAAATACTATATCAAGTAATTAGCAATCGTATTCATTATTTTTTAATTTTTTCAATGAGATTAGCATTTCCTTTTAAATATTTTTAATGAAATTTAAAAGCGATTAATGCAAAACAAATACATCTCTTACGTTTTTTTTATATTTGCTATTTTATTTGCAAATATGATAATTATTGTCGAATATTGCAAAATAAATCTTCTTGATTATGTCAAACTGGGATGATAAAGCAAAGCGACTTCTAAAGTCAGAAATGGTCAAACGTGGTTTTACCAATGCGGATTTGGTTGGATTGCTGAACGATATTGGCGTTGAAGAAACAAAAGCAAGTATCGACAGTAAAATTAGTCGTGGTAGTTTTAGTGCAACTTTTTTGTTACAATGTCTTACCGTTATTGGTTGTCATAAGTTAGAGATTGAAGATTATGAAAGTCTATTATTGATGGTT is from Epilithonimonas vandammei and encodes:
- a CDS encoding S46 family peptidase; this encodes MKKIFLALTLILGYAQMRADEGMWLLMLVKRLNGVDMQKKGLHLTPEEIYSVNNSSLKDAIVSFGGFCTGEIVSNQGLIFTNHHCGYDAVAAASTPEKDYLKNGFWAMKPNEEFNAKGLYVRFLVRMDDVSERINSKLNNNMSASDRKVVIDAEYKAIQTENSENGKYTVVVKDFFNGNEFYYFVYQDYKDIRLVGAPPSSLGKFGGDTDNWEWPRHTADFAIFRVYADANGNPAEYSEANTPLKPKHHLPVSLKGYKPGDFTMILGYPGRTNRYLTSYGIEQMVDKDYPAWVEASKVAMDVMKKYMDKDKATQLDYASQYASVANYWKNRQGTIDAVKKNGTVAEKQKLEQTYNQWAAQSPNEQTYYGVLPEIKAYYEQVSGRNVERNYGGILQRNAHYIATAYQLGSLFKTYADQDDAGKAAMKQKVLDAVDKAYDGFHDNVEGDMLVALTSLYKTRVAKEFASPTILAADVNNLSIMAYASVFANKKSALAFISNPDRLKIDADKLRQFANGIVEDQKLGLEKYSKVDENFAKNSRLFLDGLRKAQPEKKFYPDANSTMRLTYGTIETLPERADRNYKGIKENYYTDINGMVAKYKKGDEEFDLPQKVLDLAKKKDYGQYADKKGGFMPINFLSNNDITGGNSGSPIIDGNGHLIGLAFDGNSEALSGDIVFEPKLQRTINVDVRYVLWIIDKYAGATRLISELTLVK
- a CDS encoding IS5 family transposase encodes the protein MLGKNPEKKPELFRPMLVDFIDHEHELVLLSEKIDWNYFEKEFSPLYSKVGNPSHPIRFMVGCLLLKHLYNLGDETLEKAWIMNPYMQYFCGRVFFEHEFPCDPSNFVHFRKRIGEKGIEKIFAYSVRMHDAKTNTSNFVLSDTTVQENNTSFPTDAKLCKKVIDYCNKIAGNEGIKQRQRYTKVSKQMVRNTYNGKHPKRAKAARKSQRQLKTIAMRLIRELQRNFNAEQQEFYKDLMTLYTKVVTQKRNDADKIYSIHKPFTRCIAKGKAHSQYEFGNKVGLITTANKGKKIILGIKAFLQTPYDGHTIEPLLEQMETGGQKLPKELLYDRGGRGKSEIKGVKISIPSTPRKKDTAYQKQTKRKKFRTRAAIEPIIGHLKTDFRLVKNYFLGETGPQINALLAATAWNLKKMMELLKHKIIFLFYKIQIMLFSNPVFKNKLNSGFC
- a CDS encoding helix-turn-helix domain-containing protein — translated: MGISKYSLDFKKHCVETIKRGCRSSKSVAHEMGLDATMVRRWVKFYELYGVAGLERSGNRKFSVKFKLKVLREIDSGRLSIKESALKFNIAAESSIINWQRNYEKFGILGLENKSRGRPKIMSDYKRKKRKSDKPLTREEELLLENERLRAEIAVLKKLDALILARKKPKS
- a CDS encoding calcium:proton antiporter, producing MSLKTLFHWSYIFPVLSLLYYLLGVTDDSPLMAALGGLLLIAAVLSAVHHAEVVAHKVGEPFGTIILAICITVLEVGLIVSLMMAGGNQAATLPRDTVFAAIMLILNGILGACLLVGGVKFKEQFFARSSGNMALIGLVAIVVMTLILPNYTTSEITPSFNNSQLIFFSVAALVIYGTFLMVQTVRHRNYFLPDGDEDTHAEPPSNLTSFISLLFLILCLGVVVFLAKSLSPQIENVVQSFGAPESLVGVIIAAVVLLPEGLAAIKAARRNQFQTSLNLALGSALASIGLTIPCVAVVCIIFDSPLVLGLDTKSMILLGLSLYTVMLSLNRGKTNVLYGVVLLVNLFAYVFTVIVP
- a CDS encoding GNAT family N-acetyltransferase, coding for MNSYETDRLILKPAEVQDADFFLELYNMPSFIQYIGDRNLRTKEDAENYITNRFIPQIEKLGFGNYVVILKEDNTKIGAVGIFEREGLDVLDIGFSFLEKYEGKGYAYESANKLKEVVATDFGVHKISAITTKDNFSSQKLIERLGLKFQKMVTIPEDVVELMYYEN
- a CDS encoding GyrI-like domain-containing protein — its product is MKTRFELPYRIAIIEPKKLIGFSITTSFQDDKTQIVWRKFMMRRNEIVNQTSNQLFSLQIYPENFTANQTFRKYALAEVSDFNNIPNDFETFELESGKYLVFNYQGKAEHGPEIFRYIFQNIIPENQFEVDNRPHFEIFGEDYNTNDDSAEEEIWIPIR
- a CDS encoding DUF6471 domain-containing protein encodes the protein MSNWDDKAKRLLKSEMVKRGFTNADLVGLLNDIGVEETKASIDSKISRGSFSATFLLQCLTVIGCHKLEIEDYESLLLMVAEPNETYKTSKK